The Candidatus Aegiribacteria sp. genome contains a region encoding:
- a CDS encoding T9SS type A sorting domain-containing protein: MKFVIECVTIFLMIILPAKELLAQSPQRQNQIWFTPNVGSVDMLDLFNNPEQWDSARSKIDVFKFYTGQVGSGGWSGIGNPGYNIGENYLENLVNVQAFYNLGQWDIEIAIESFFAGPVMSYDPLICSSSEYVFNLSLDGSINVIQNVQSNGGVVRYLAMDEPIRQWYPEFFYIYTGQTDPRPCLVDSLGELADYVAAYILQMKVWFPSITIGQIGLYPEVGVAQFKEWIIALEARGVSLPFLHIDVHGPRIDQYISLGINIDVVSDLLELKSFLEAHNVEFGIIFTDIYWDSQIWEVDEYVDSTYYERTMEWVNFVNNENIESDHSIFQSWIFPVYTTGLGPNEIPINLPEDDNLSIYSHTRLINEAVGILVGIDTEPSSDLNVNGVLLQSHPNPFNPTATITYEVPRSSEVSLKVYDTLGREIRTVVSGFQEPGTYSVVFEARDLPSGVYFCELHVGETLLVTRKMLIVK; the protein is encoded by the coding sequence ATGAAATTCGTAATTGAATGTGTTACGATTTTCTTGATGATTATTCTTCCGGCTAAGGAGCTTCTTGCACAGTCACCGCAACGTCAGAATCAGATATGGTTCACTCCGAATGTTGGCAGCGTGGATATGTTAGATCTGTTCAACAATCCGGAACAATGGGACTCCGCCAGATCGAAGATTGATGTGTTCAAGTTCTATACAGGGCAGGTTGGTTCCGGAGGATGGAGCGGCATCGGAAATCCAGGCTACAACATCGGTGAGAACTATCTCGAAAACCTGGTGAATGTCCAGGCATTCTACAATCTTGGGCAGTGGGATATTGAAATCGCCATAGAATCTTTCTTTGCCGGCCCTGTCATGTCCTATGACCCACTGATATGCTCATCGAGTGAATATGTCTTTAACCTTTCGCTGGATGGGTCAATAAATGTTATACAGAATGTTCAATCAAATGGCGGAGTTGTCCGTTACCTGGCAATGGATGAACCCATTAGACAATGGTACCCTGAATTCTTCTATATCTATACAGGCCAAACAGACCCAAGGCCCTGTCTTGTTGATTCACTTGGCGAACTGGCAGATTACGTAGCCGCATACATTTTACAGATGAAAGTATGGTTTCCATCAATTACAATCGGACAAATCGGGCTCTACCCGGAAGTGGGAGTTGCTCAGTTCAAGGAGTGGATCATCGCCCTGGAGGCAAGAGGCGTTTCACTTCCGTTTCTGCATATAGATGTTCATGGCCCCCGAATTGATCAGTACATCTCATTGGGAATAAACATCGATGTCGTATCCGATCTGCTGGAATTGAAATCATTTCTTGAAGCTCATAATGTAGAATTCGGTATCATCTTTACCGATATTTACTGGGACAGCCAGATATGGGAAGTCGATGAATACGTCGATAGCACTTATTACGAGCGGACGATGGAATGGGTCAACTTTGTCAATAATGAAAATATAGAATCTGATCATTCTATTTTCCAAAGCTGGATATTCCCTGTATACACAACTGGATTAGGACCCAACGAGATACCGATCAATCTACCTGAGGATGACAATCTCTCCATTTACAGTCACACACGACTAATCAACGAAGCTGTGGGCATCCTCGTGGGTATTGATACAGAACCTTCAAGCGACCTGAATGTGAATGGTGTTCTCCTTCAGAGTCATCCGAATCCATTCAATCCCACAGCCACAATCACTTATGAAGTGCCGAGATCGTCTGAGGTGTCCCTGAAGGTTTACGATACGCTCGGAAGGGAGATTCGGACCGTGGTGAGCGGTTTCCAGGAACCGGGTACATATTCCGTGGTCTTTGAGGCAAGAGACCTTCCAAGTGGTGTCTATTTCTGCGAATTGCATGTTGGGGAGACCCTTTTGGTTACTAGGAAAATGCTGATCGTGAAGTAA